From the Helicoverpa zea isolate HzStark_Cry1AcR chromosome 28, ilHelZeax1.1, whole genome shotgun sequence genome, one window contains:
- the LOC124643645 gene encoding uncharacterized protein LOC124643645 — protein sequence MFLLEIKILLFISNREEFKKSYLLAKTVLLEIMKSASLSKELIKKLQMMGSQLKRALLEFDWTSMHREDKNNYLIIISYMKKELRIKTAFDNDLCLVTMTSLLKASYQACALLRTMDI from the exons ATGTTTCTACTTGAgataaaaatattgctttttatcAGCAATCGGGAAGAATTTAAAAAGTCCTACCTTCTTGCAAAGACCGTGTTATTAGAGATAATGAAATCTGCGTCTTTATCGAAggaactgataaaaaaattgcagatgatg GGGTCTCAGTTAAAAAGGGCTCTTCTGGAATTCGATTGGACAAGCATGCATCGCgaagataaaaataactatctcATTATAATCAGTTACATGAAAAAGGAACTCAGAATTAAAACAGCGTTCGACAATGATCTATGTTTGGTTACCATGACTTCG TTACTTAAAGCGAGCTATCAGGCATGCGCGTTGCTCAGAACTATGGatatttaa